One genomic window of Corynebacterium sp. sy039 includes the following:
- a CDS encoding alpha/beta fold hydrolase: MPPKTSDLAHKTLTPQIVALDGYQHQSLHTRGIRLHAVTAGETHNPLIVLLHDSYSGWIDFHRSLQPLADCGFHVAALDLRGYGLSDKPPVTYGIHDILGDISGAIRTLGHDDAHIIAVGASAAIAWILSGTNPSLVRSMISVDGLHPCDLRLALSRAPWSCSEFIRESLLAWLPFPVSNKLWRYKKHILTKNLRALTSAQYQLSPYFKQDLELRCNAMSIDSTFPAVMQLLRLQIAPVPLKWRNIDVAVPVLAINDGSRRSMHLLRQAQKRATGVFIQRNVPGANLRPHLEAPHAFAAVVSGFINRVDR; this comes from the coding sequence ATGCCCCCAAAGACGAGCGACTTAGCCCACAAAACGCTCACGCCCCAAATCGTAGCTCTCGACGGCTACCAGCATCAGTCTTTACATACCCGGGGCATTAGGCTCCATGCAGTTACCGCAGGAGAAACACACAATCCACTCATTGTGCTATTGCACGATTCTTATAGCGGGTGGATTGATTTTCACCGTAGTCTGCAACCACTAGCAGACTGTGGTTTTCATGTAGCAGCACTTGACCTACGCGGCTATGGGCTTTCCGATAAACCCCCGGTCACCTATGGTATCCACGATATTCTTGGCGATATCTCTGGTGCCATTCGCACTCTCGGCCATGATGATGCCCATATCATTGCAGTAGGCGCTAGTGCTGCAATCGCCTGGATCCTCAGTGGCACCAACCCCAGTCTTGTCCGCAGCATGATTAGCGTCGACGGACTCCATCCCTGTGACCTTCGACTTGCCCTATCACGAGCACCGTGGTCATGCAGCGAATTTATCCGAGAATCTCTACTAGCATGGTTACCTTTCCCGGTAAGCAACAAACTCTGGCGCTATAAAAAACACATTCTCACCAAGAACCTACGTGCGCTGACTAGCGCGCAATATCAACTCAGCCCCTATTTCAAGCAGGATCTCGAGCTACGCTGCAATGCCATGTCCATTGACTCAACATTCCCAGCAGTCATGCAACTACTGCGCCTGCAAATAGCACCTGTACCACTAAAATGGCGCAATATCGACGTTGCCGTTCCCGTTCTAGCCATTAACGACGGCTCACGCAGAAGCATGCACTTGCTGCGCCAAGCACAAAAAAGAGCGACCGGTGTGTTCATTCAGCGCAATGTTCCCGGAGCAAATTTACGCCCACACCTTGAAGCACCCCATGCTTTTGCCGCTGTAGTTTCCGGTTTTATCAACCGAGTAGACCGATAG
- a CDS encoding MarP family serine protease: MSPGVIVDCVIIVAVALSFVLGWRQGAFVSILSTVGVLAGLICGAALVPVIAQKIHSLPLRLVILLSVVTLLVGLGNLLGGLLGNSLRDQVRWKSTLKLDSIIGAIFQCFCAVIVLWIIAVPLATGVSGAVATGIKTSKTLEKINNYVPSFLDNVPAKISSMLDESGLPPLVSPLSKFSTKTVPAPDLDIADPALVDRLRPSVIHVIGEAEQCARRLMGSGFVLDERHVITNAHVVAGTDHVQLDTVMGMKDAVVVYYNPQLDIAVIESDDLELPALSWAQKEALSADDAIVMGFPLSGPFEASPARVADKILVSGPDIYASGRVERDTYEIRGNIRQGNSGGPMINMNGEVLGVVFGASMDTSDIGYVLTAEEVKDAIGDVSTLTNTVATGECVAN, encoded by the coding sequence ATTAGCCCAGGGGTTATCGTCGATTGCGTTATCATTGTTGCGGTAGCACTGTCATTCGTGCTTGGGTGGCGGCAAGGCGCATTTGTGTCGATACTTTCCACTGTTGGGGTACTTGCGGGACTGATTTGTGGTGCGGCGTTAGTGCCGGTCATTGCGCAGAAGATTCATTCTTTGCCTTTGCGTCTTGTTATTTTGCTCAGTGTTGTGACTCTCCTTGTTGGTCTGGGGAATCTGCTTGGTGGTCTATTGGGTAATTCCCTACGTGACCAGGTGCGATGGAAATCTACGCTCAAACTCGATTCTATTATTGGCGCTATTTTTCAATGCTTCTGTGCCGTGATTGTGCTCTGGATCATTGCAGTGCCACTTGCCACGGGTGTCTCTGGCGCGGTGGCTACTGGCATAAAGACGTCTAAGACACTTGAGAAGATCAATAATTATGTGCCGTCTTTTCTTGATAACGTGCCTGCCAAAATCTCCTCTATGCTTGATGAGTCAGGGCTGCCTCCTTTGGTGTCTCCACTGAGCAAATTTTCGACGAAAACCGTGCCAGCACCGGACCTTGACATTGCAGATCCTGCTTTGGTGGATCGACTCCGCCCGTCGGTTATTCATGTCATTGGCGAGGCTGAGCAGTGCGCTCGCCGACTCATGGGGTCAGGCTTTGTGCTCGACGAGCGTCATGTGATTACTAATGCCCATGTTGTTGCCGGTACCGATCATGTGCAGTTAGACACAGTGATGGGGATGAAAGATGCTGTGGTGGTCTATTACAATCCGCAACTCGACATTGCTGTCATTGAAAGTGATGATTTAGAATTACCTGCTTTGTCATGGGCGCAGAAAGAAGCCCTAAGTGCTGACGACGCAATAGTGATGGGCTTTCCGCTCTCTGGTCCTTTTGAGGCTTCTCCTGCACGTGTTGCAGATAAAATTCTTGTGTCCGGGCCAGATATTTATGCTTCTGGCAGGGTTGAACGTGATACCTATGAGATTCGCGGCAATATCCGCCAAGGGAACTCTGGTGGGCCAATGATCAATATGAATGGTGAAGTTCTCGGCGTGGTTTTTGGTGCTTCTATGGATACTAGCGATATAGGCTATGTACTTACTGCTGAGGAGGTCAAAGACGCCATTGGTGATGTTTCTACCTTGACAAATACAGTGGCTACCGGGGAGTGCGTAGCAAATTAG
- a CDS encoding CoA pyrophosphatase, producing the protein MIRPDIPDRPGRNTQLQPQERPAWLGPLMGNIDLGVVEKHFHADRELGAMVQNHAKQAAVLVLLSGEAHARQLPADARVLLTHRSPSLRSHSGQISFPGGRVDSTDLNEVDCALREAWEETGLDRMSVIPLALLPQTYIRATKYPVRPVLGFAAQETAVGVIDYAETDDVFHAKLAHLIDPEQRFRVSYGSWVGDAFFYEGYVIWGFTALVLSALIQHAGWEQPWQRERIYPLAQVLARSKNNESSGY; encoded by the coding sequence CTGATTAGACCAGATATCCCAGATCGTCCAGGGCGCAACACACAGCTTCAGCCGCAGGAGCGACCAGCATGGCTTGGACCCTTAATGGGAAATATCGATTTGGGTGTCGTCGAAAAGCATTTTCATGCAGATCGGGAACTCGGCGCTATGGTGCAAAATCATGCTAAGCAAGCTGCGGTTTTAGTGTTGTTGAGCGGGGAGGCTCATGCGCGACAGTTGCCAGCAGATGCGAGGGTGTTGCTGACGCATCGTTCGCCGTCTTTGCGGAGTCATTCTGGGCAGATTTCTTTTCCTGGCGGGCGTGTGGATTCCACAGATCTCAACGAAGTGGATTGTGCGTTGCGTGAAGCATGGGAGGAGACAGGGCTTGACCGTATGAGTGTTATTCCATTGGCACTATTGCCCCAAACGTATATTCGCGCCACTAAGTACCCGGTGCGTCCGGTTCTTGGTTTTGCTGCGCAAGAAACAGCAGTGGGCGTTATTGATTATGCAGAAACCGACGACGTATTCCACGCCAAACTAGCGCACCTTATCGACCCTGAGCAGCGGTTTCGGGTGAGTTATGGTTCTTGGGTGGGAGATGCGTTTTTCTATGAGGGATATGTAATTTGGGGTTTTACTGCTTTGGTGCTTTCGGCACTTATCCAACACGCTGGGTGGGAACAGCCGTGGCAGCGCGAGCGCATATATCCCTTGGCGCAAGTTTTGGCGCGGTCTAAAAATAATGAGAGCAGTGGATATTAG
- a CDS encoding TlpA disulfide reductase family protein: MPKKTIFFSSLVFVLGLALLLFFLNREHFSTTQTTKTNSAEPSAALAPRPECPETALPVSLPCLGADSVPNTSKAQYTVVSLWAWWCQPCRVELPLFDQLRNEHPEYNVIGVHADKVAAPGAQLLTDLNVELPSYHDDRGTFAAALGLPSVVPITIVFDERGTMLGYQAKAFTDYAQLEQAVASLIAGAS, encoded by the coding sequence ATGCCGAAAAAAACTATTTTCTTTTCCAGCCTTGTTTTTGTCTTGGGGCTTGCCCTGTTGCTTTTCTTCCTAAACCGCGAGCATTTTTCCACCACACAAACGACGAAAACCAACAGCGCTGAGCCAAGCGCTGCGCTTGCTCCTAGACCGGAATGTCCGGAAACTGCCTTGCCGGTTTCTTTGCCTTGCCTTGGTGCAGATAGCGTGCCCAACACGTCAAAGGCACAGTACACAGTGGTGAGCCTATGGGCATGGTGGTGCCAGCCGTGTCGTGTGGAATTACCACTTTTCGATCAGCTACGCAATGAACATCCAGAATATAATGTGATCGGGGTGCATGCGGATAAAGTAGCAGCTCCTGGTGCACAACTGCTCACTGATCTTAACGTGGAGTTGCCCTCATATCACGATGATCGGGGTACTTTTGCCGCCGCGTTGGGATTGCCATCGGTTGTGCCCATCACCATTGTTTTTGATGAGCGTGGCACCATGTTGGGGTATCAGGCGAAAGCCTTTACTGATTATGCTCAGTTAGAACAAGCAGTAGCCTCACTTATCGCAGGAGCATCGTAG
- the nth gene encoding endonuclease III, which translates to MSASHLPVPATAPPIERVKVGAHSALTGQTQLAKVRRGRKINRELAQGYPHARAELDFSNALELTVATILSAQCTDVRVNQVTPELFRRFPTASAYATADETQLQELIKPTGFYKAKAAHLIGMGRKLLSDFGGEVPTGLAELMSLPGVGRKTAHVVRGNAFDKPGLTVDTHFGRLMRRLKLTEQEDPVKVEHEIAEIIEKREWTMFSHRVIFHGRRVCHSRKPACGACFIAQDCPSFGLGPTTPAEAETLVKGDNREHLLHLAGIGGVG; encoded by the coding sequence ATGTCTGCATCTCATCTGCCAGTACCTGCTACCGCGCCACCAATAGAGCGGGTAAAAGTGGGGGCGCATTCGGCGTTAACGGGGCAGACGCAGCTGGCAAAAGTTCGTCGTGGGCGCAAAATCAATAGAGAACTTGCTCAGGGGTATCCTCATGCGCGCGCGGAACTAGATTTTTCTAATGCGCTTGAGCTTACCGTTGCCACGATTTTGTCTGCCCAGTGTACGGACGTGCGGGTCAATCAGGTCACCCCTGAGCTTTTTCGACGTTTTCCTACGGCATCAGCTTATGCAACCGCAGACGAAACCCAATTGCAGGAACTGATCAAACCTACTGGCTTTTATAAGGCAAAGGCAGCGCATTTGATCGGCATGGGCAGAAAGCTGCTGAGTGATTTTGGCGGCGAGGTCCCTACTGGACTTGCGGAACTGATGAGTTTGCCTGGCGTCGGGCGCAAGACTGCGCATGTGGTTCGCGGTAATGCTTTTGATAAACCAGGCTTGACCGTCGACACGCATTTTGGCAGGTTGATGCGTCGACTGAAACTCACTGAACAAGAGGATCCGGTTAAAGTCGAGCACGAGATTGCTGAAATTATCGAAAAACGTGAGTGGACTATGTTTTCCCATCGCGTCATTTTTCATGGCAGGCGAGTGTGTCATTCACGCAAACCTGCTTGCGGCGCGTGTTTTATTGCGCAGGATTGTCCTAGTTTTGGCTTAGGGCCTACGACGCCAGCTGAGGCAGAAACCCTGGTAAAAGGAGATAACCGGGAGCATTTACTCCATTTAGCTGGTATTGGTGGGGTAGGTTAG
- a CDS encoding TetR/AcrR family transcriptional regulator has protein sequence MPRLTKARQEAQRQRIIDATVAVIQKNGFAASSMAAIIKQSELSAGAVYGYFASKDELFEAAVEQILVDKLDVLENPFNGHIPAPSEMLPQFFRTTYGDNTDIGISAVQVWGQALSDEKMKKIVQRVFTQFHSALENYLTQWHEQEKTPHAQEKAQEIVQAIIALIQGLLVQHAVLNADIDTLAAALEKILKEVETPILRQHQCEKDAAKN, from the coding sequence ATGCCTCGTCTCACCAAAGCCCGTCAAGAAGCACAACGCCAACGCATCATCGACGCAACCGTCGCCGTTATCCAAAAAAATGGCTTCGCAGCAAGCTCTATGGCGGCAATCATTAAACAATCAGAACTATCAGCAGGGGCCGTCTACGGCTATTTCGCCAGCAAAGATGAACTATTTGAGGCAGCAGTAGAGCAAATACTGGTAGATAAACTCGATGTCTTAGAGAATCCCTTTAACGGGCACATTCCAGCCCCTTCAGAAATGCTGCCACAATTTTTTCGCACCACATACGGCGATAACACAGATATAGGAATCAGCGCCGTGCAGGTATGGGGACAAGCCCTGAGTGATGAAAAAATGAAAAAAATTGTGCAAAGAGTATTTACACAATTCCACTCAGCCCTAGAAAACTACCTCACCCAATGGCACGAGCAAGAAAAAACCCCACATGCTCAGGAGAAAGCTCAAGAAATAGTGCAAGCAATCATTGCACTCATCCAAGGGCTACTGGTGCAGCATGCCGTGCTCAATGCAGACATTGACACACTCGCAGCAGCCCTAGAGAAAATCCTCAAAGAGGTAGAAACGCCTATTCTGCGTCAACATCAATGTGAGAAAGACGCGGCAAAGAATTAG